From a region of the Nitrospira sp. genome:
- a CDS encoding ATP citrate lyase, which produces MSILANKDTRVVIQGGAAGVNAARRMAEFCYLIKRPLNVEAFVYPPDAGKTNEIPYGSGLMAIPIYKTIAEATKSHSTINTSLVYIGADRAMKGAMEALDDSHIKVVSMITEGVPEKDAKLLGAHARKLGKVFNGPSSIGIISAGACRLGVIGGAFDNLVLSKLYREGSFGVITKSGGLSNEIIWICSQFADGITTAIGIGGDAYPGTDYVSYLEMFENDPQTKAVVIVGEMGGDLEERAAEWYGAKKRRVKLIGVVSGFCQESLPKGMKFGHAGAKEGMKGEGSARSKSDALKKAGAIVPPTFGALGPAIKDAYQELLKSGQIKEVIEPVSLPKLPKTVEEAIKADEVMVAPLIRTTISDDRGDEPCYDGYPASELINKGYEIPHVIGLLWDKRLISKQEAEIIKRIMMLSADHGPCVSGAYATILAACAGIGLSQAVAAGLIMIGPRFGGAVTDAGRWFKYAVDNKMNVDEFLAYMKKNVGPVPGIGHRVKSLRNPDKRVKELVGYVKSLHIKTPCLDFALQVEQVTAAKKDNLILNVDGTMAAVLVDLGFPVDSLNGFFILSRTIGLIGHWVDQKRQDSRLIRLFDYLVNYAAPKRREVPPLK; this is translated from the coding sequence ATGAGTATTCTAGCCAATAAAGACACCCGCGTGGTGATCCAGGGTGGCGCCGCGGGCGTCAATGCAGCCCGCCGTATGGCGGAGTTCTGCTATCTGATCAAGCGTCCGCTCAACGTCGAGGCGTTCGTCTATCCGCCGGACGCCGGCAAAACCAACGAAATTCCGTACGGCAGCGGCTTGATGGCTATCCCGATCTACAAGACCATTGCTGAAGCGACCAAGAGCCATTCGACGATCAACACCAGCCTGGTCTATATCGGCGCGGATCGCGCGATGAAGGGCGCGATGGAAGCACTGGATGACTCCCACATTAAGGTGGTCTCAATGATCACAGAGGGAGTGCCGGAAAAAGACGCGAAGCTGCTCGGCGCTCATGCCCGCAAGCTCGGCAAGGTGTTCAATGGTCCCTCCTCGATCGGAATCATCTCCGCCGGTGCGTGCCGGTTGGGAGTGATCGGCGGAGCGTTCGATAACCTGGTGCTCTCAAAGTTATATCGTGAGGGTTCCTTCGGCGTCATTACAAAGTCCGGCGGTTTGTCCAACGAGATCATCTGGATCTGCTCGCAGTTTGCGGACGGCATTACGACGGCTATCGGGATCGGCGGCGATGCATATCCCGGCACCGACTATGTGAGCTATCTCGAAATGTTTGAGAACGATCCGCAGACGAAAGCCGTGGTGATTGTCGGTGAAATGGGTGGGGACCTCGAAGAGCGGGCTGCCGAGTGGTATGGAGCCAAGAAGCGACGGGTCAAGCTGATCGGTGTCGTCTCCGGATTCTGTCAGGAGAGCTTACCGAAGGGGATGAAGTTCGGCCATGCCGGCGCCAAGGAAGGCATGAAGGGAGAAGGGTCGGCCAGGTCCAAGTCGGATGCGCTCAAGAAGGCCGGTGCCATCGTCCCTCCGACATTCGGCGCGCTTGGACCTGCCATCAAGGACGCGTATCAAGAACTCTTAAAGTCCGGTCAGATCAAAGAAGTCATCGAGCCTGTCAGTCTTCCCAAGCTCCCCAAAACCGTCGAAGAAGCCATCAAGGCGGACGAAGTCATGGTGGCGCCCCTCATCCGCACGACGATCAGCGACGATCGCGGTGACGAACCGTGCTATGACGGCTATCCAGCCTCCGAACTCATCAACAAGGGGTACGAAATCCCGCACGTCATCGGCTTACTATGGGACAAACGGCTGATCTCGAAGCAAGAGGCCGAAATCATCAAGCGAATTATGATGTTGTCGGCCGACCATGGCCCTTGTGTCAGCGGTGCCTATGCGACGATTCTGGCCGCCTGCGCCGGAATCGGTCTGTCGCAAGCCGTGGCTGCCGGATTGATTATGATTGGCCCTCGCTTTGGAGGCGCGGTCACGGACGCCGGCCGTTGGTTCAAATATGCGGTCGACAACAAGATGAACGTGGATGAGTTCCTGGCCTACATGAAGAAGAACGTCGGGCCTGTGCCTGGTATCGGCCACCGGGTGAAAAGCTTGCGCAATCCGGACAAGCGGGTGAAGGAGCTTGTCGGCTATGTGAAGAGTCTCCATATCAAGACGCCCTGTCTCGATTTCGCCTTGCAAGTTGAACAGGTGACGGCGGCCAAGAAAGACAACCTGATTCTGAACGTGGATGGGACGATGGCGGCTGTTCTAGTCGATCTCGGCTTTCCAGTCGACAGCTTGAACGGCTTCTTCATTCTATCGCGCACGATCGGATTGATCGGCCACTGGGTCGATCAGAAGCGCCAAGACAGCCGGTTGATTCGGCTATTCGATTACCTGGTGAACTACGCGGCGCCGAAGCGGCGGGAAGTTCCGCCGTTAAAATAG
- a CDS encoding ATP citrate lyase gives MAKVLEGPGMGLMKKWGIHVPNYVVVTSADELAKLGQANDWMKNSKLVAKAHEALGSRFKLGLVKVGLDLAGAVAATKEMIGRQVGSITVTQVIVSEMIPHKEEYYCAVKSTREGSEILVANCGGIEVESNWDRVKRLCLEVGQAPTHEALEKLSKDAGFTGALTKKMADFSGKMFTCFDTEDAQYLEVNPVVIRESNGELVALDAVTLLDGDAKFRHPDWNFQFAAEFGRAYSKDEMEVMAVDSKIKGSVKFIEIPGGDTAMLPAGGGASVYYSDAVVARGGKLANYAEYSGDPPDWAVEVLTEKVCSLPGIKNIIVGGAIANFTDVKKTFGGIINGFRKAKGDGKMKNVKIWVRRGGPREKEGLDAMRALKDEGFDIHVFDRNTPLTDIVDKALQK, from the coding sequence ATGGCTAAGGTGTTGGAAGGCCCCGGGATGGGGCTGATGAAGAAGTGGGGCATTCATGTTCCGAATTATGTCGTCGTCACTTCCGCAGACGAACTTGCCAAGCTCGGGCAAGCCAATGATTGGATGAAAAACTCCAAGCTGGTAGCGAAGGCGCATGAGGCCCTTGGGTCTCGCTTCAAACTCGGTCTGGTGAAAGTCGGGCTTGATCTCGCCGGTGCGGTGGCTGCGACCAAGGAAATGATTGGTCGCCAGGTCGGCAGCATTACAGTCACCCAGGTCATCGTCTCCGAAATGATCCCCCACAAGGAAGAATACTATTGCGCGGTAAAGTCCACACGTGAAGGCAGCGAGATCCTCGTCGCGAACTGCGGTGGAATCGAAGTCGAATCGAACTGGGATCGTGTGAAGCGGTTGTGCCTCGAAGTCGGGCAGGCTCCAACCCACGAAGCGCTGGAAAAGCTTTCAAAAGACGCAGGTTTTACCGGTGCACTGACCAAGAAAATGGCCGATTTTTCCGGGAAGATGTTCACCTGCTTCGATACGGAAGATGCGCAGTATCTCGAAGTAAATCCGGTCGTGATCCGGGAGAGCAACGGCGAATTAGTGGCGCTTGACGCGGTCACCCTCCTTGACGGTGACGCCAAATTCCGCCATCCGGATTGGAACTTCCAGTTTGCCGCTGAGTTCGGCCGTGCCTACTCCAAAGATGAAATGGAGGTTATGGCGGTCGATTCGAAAATCAAAGGGTCGGTCAAGTTCATCGAAATTCCGGGCGGCGATACGGCGATGCTCCCGGCCGGCGGCGGTGCAAGCGTGTACTACTCCGATGCCGTTGTGGCTCGTGGCGGGAAGCTGGCCAACTACGCCGAGTATTCCGGCGATCCTCCAGACTGGGCTGTCGAAGTCCTGACGGAGAAGGTCTGTTCCTTGCCCGGGATCAAGAACATTATTGTGGGCGGCGCGATTGCGAACTTCACTGATGTGAAAAAAACGTTTGGCGGCATCATCAACGGCTTCCGCAAGGCGAAGGGCGACGGCAAGATGAAAAACGTCAAGATTTGGGTCCGCCGTGGTGGGCCTCGTGAAAAAGAAGGTCTTGACGCGATGCGCGCGCTGAAGGACGAGGGCTTCGACATCCATGTCTTCGACCGCAACACCCCGCTGACGGATATTGTCGACAAAGCGTTGCAGAAGTAA
- the mutM gene encoding bifunctional DNA-formamidopyrimidine glycosylase/DNA-(apurinic or apyrimidinic site) lyase, whose product MPELPEAEVVARQIRSCLLGAQLHDVWVGRADIVRSGLTTLSLYRGAILQSVDRYGKSVVLGFVNERAWRYVVAELGMTGLLLFRSVPTKYPQHIHVRLLFEGASEPELRYWNPRRFGRLSLLDKTGLEHYLARRFGVDPLSVSQQDFVRVSRERRGRLKPLLMHQQVIAGIGNIYANEILFRAGLHPNIQVNRLSVGKVERLYRIMREVLEEAIACGGSSIRDFFAPDGTEGQYKRHHLVYGKEGHACPNQCGRVIRRLQSERSSYWCPRCQSLGFPR is encoded by the coding sequence ATGCCGGAGCTGCCAGAAGCAGAAGTCGTTGCCCGACAGATTCGTTCTTGCCTTCTTGGTGCACAACTGCACGATGTGTGGGTCGGACGGGCCGATATTGTACGGTCGGGACTCACGACCTTGTCTCTGTATCGCGGTGCCATCTTGCAGTCTGTCGATCGATACGGAAAGAGTGTTGTCTTGGGTTTTGTGAATGAACGAGCCTGGCGCTATGTGGTGGCCGAGCTTGGGATGACCGGACTGCTCCTGTTCCGGTCGGTGCCCACCAAATATCCACAGCATATACATGTCAGACTATTGTTCGAAGGTGCGAGTGAACCGGAACTGCGATACTGGAACCCTCGTCGATTCGGCCGGCTCTCACTGCTGGATAAGACAGGGCTTGAGCACTATCTTGCCCGCCGATTCGGGGTGGATCCGCTCTCTGTCTCGCAACAGGACTTCGTGAGAGTCTCGCGAGAACGTCGTGGCCGGCTGAAGCCGCTTTTGATGCATCAGCAGGTCATTGCCGGCATCGGAAACATCTATGCGAATGAGATTCTCTTTAGAGCCGGCTTACACCCTAATATCCAGGTCAACCGGCTTTCCGTGGGTAAAGTTGAACGGCTCTACAGGATTATGCGGGAGGTCCTTGAAGAGGCGATCGCCTGCGGAGGGTCCAGCATCCGAGATTTTTTTGCCCCTGACGGAACAGAAGGGCAATACAAACGGCATCATTTGGTCTATGGAAAGGAAGGACACGCTTGTCCAAATCAATGTGGCAGAGTGATTCGGCGCCTTCAAAGTGAACGAAGTTCCTATTGGTGTCCTCGATGCCAATCATTAGGATTCCCACGGTAA
- a CDS encoding dual specificity protein phosphatase family protein, producing MHVITDNLLVGSVDDAQEPPATVSTLLLVAEEFSITPAPWVDYRRIPLREFAKADPAKLMEAVQWLELRAPTSRTLVCCRAGMGRSVSVVMAYLCCVEGRTYDETLKLVMARRPGAMPLPNLQVAIERVRQLRRAGNPPVPQS from the coding sequence ATGCATGTGATTACGGACAATCTGTTGGTGGGGAGCGTCGATGATGCGCAGGAGCCTCCTGCCACGGTGAGCACGCTCTTGCTCGTGGCCGAAGAGTTTTCGATCACGCCGGCTCCTTGGGTGGACTATCGACGGATTCCCCTTCGGGAGTTTGCGAAAGCCGATCCCGCCAAGCTGATGGAAGCCGTCCAATGGCTTGAATTACGCGCACCAACTAGCCGAACGCTGGTCTGTTGTCGGGCTGGAATGGGGCGCTCGGTTTCTGTGGTCATGGCATACCTGTGTTGTGTGGAAGGCCGGACCTACGATGAGACGTTGAAGTTGGTCATGGCTCGGCGACCCGGCGCCATGCCGTTGCCGAATCTTCAAGTGGCGATCGAACGGGTTCGCCAACTCCGACGTGCCGGTAATCCTCCCGTCCCTCAGTCGTGA
- a CDS encoding methyltransferase domain-containing protein → MQGLNATVSPIVLQIIEEVATQRGVSRKGLAHEVAQLSSLFTKKRPTLGFSYLDVPSFASAYLNYFLPVNLAKIQVLLDEMPVEKEHEPFSVLDLGSGPGTGSLAVLDWWHGRRDASTLSVVSVDRSSSALHEAARLWDRYSQTAGVRGANLQTYEGDLERSVWLNAVVPRGPFDLIILANCLNEMYADATDPVETRTRFVTQALSLLKPSGTMMIMEPALRETSRALHRVRDRLLDDNRCTIYSPCLHERNCPALVKPDDWCHEERMWEPPMMIQQIDEHVGFIKDALKFSYVLLRKDGKTIVERRPEVFRIVSELRQLKGEKRAWLCNERGRQEVGRQDRLASPQNQALDQWHRGAIVQIEKIVHKERKGRVSSLGRIEQDAAVQIVRPVGIKSE, encoded by the coding sequence ATGCAAGGCCTCAACGCCACGGTCTCTCCAATTGTGCTCCAGATCATCGAAGAGGTCGCGACGCAGAGAGGTGTCTCCCGTAAGGGTCTCGCGCATGAGGTCGCTCAACTCTCAAGTCTCTTCACGAAGAAGCGACCCACATTAGGTTTCTCGTACCTTGACGTTCCCTCCTTTGCCTCCGCATATCTCAATTATTTTCTGCCGGTGAACCTTGCCAAGATCCAAGTGCTTCTCGATGAAATGCCGGTCGAGAAGGAACATGAACCATTCTCAGTGCTCGATTTAGGATCAGGGCCGGGAACCGGGAGCCTCGCGGTCCTCGACTGGTGGCATGGGCGCCGGGATGCTTCGACCTTGTCTGTCGTGAGCGTAGACCGCTCATCGTCGGCACTGCATGAGGCTGCACGATTGTGGGATCGATATAGCCAAACCGCAGGGGTGAGGGGAGCGAATCTTCAAACCTACGAAGGAGATTTGGAACGAAGCGTATGGTTGAACGCAGTAGTACCAAGAGGGCCTTTCGATCTCATCATCCTGGCGAACTGTTTGAACGAGATGTATGCAGATGCGACAGATCCGGTCGAAACGCGAACTCGCTTCGTGACACAAGCCTTATCGCTCCTTAAACCCTCCGGCACCATGATGATTATGGAGCCGGCATTACGAGAGACCTCACGAGCACTGCATCGGGTGCGCGACCGATTACTCGATGACAACCGCTGCACCATCTATAGCCCCTGTCTCCATGAACGGAATTGCCCGGCCCTCGTGAAGCCTGACGATTGGTGCCATGAAGAGCGGATGTGGGAGCCGCCTATGATGATTCAGCAAATCGACGAACACGTAGGCTTCATCAAAGACGCACTGAAGTTTTCGTATGTGTTGCTGCGTAAAGACGGCAAGACAATCGTCGAACGGCGACCGGAGGTCTTTCGGATCGTGAGTGAACTCCGTCAACTCAAGGGTGAAAAGCGGGCGTGGCTGTGCAATGAGCGAGGTCGACAGGAAGTTGGGCGGCAGGATCGTCTCGCCTCTCCTCAAAACCAAGCGCTTGATCAGTGGCATCGCGGCGCCATCGTGCAGATCGAAAAGATTGTTCACAAAGAACGAAAGGGGAGGGTGTCGTCGCTGGGACGGATCGAACAGGATGCGGCTGTACAGATCGTGAGGCCGGTCGGAATCAAGTCCGAATGA
- a CDS encoding ferredoxin oxidoreductase, translating to MSETEVKTNPQGDPITSVAVPKSDGKKDPHGEAKRQRVVTPEYMFHEAPRTKEFITGSEAAKEAIRRSNVDLAIAYPITPQSETMQLVGVLYGEGYVKEYYRGEEEVGVMAAIAGGSRAGVRCYTATAGPGTLRGLEGIASWPGHRLPVVAMFTCRVVNAPLAIQPDNIEVSYLLNCGMIVFHAENQQDMFDFTMAGFTISEKNDVTLPVGVCCDGFFVTHARGYVRMQDRGIKLPGREAWRGAVPVLDAENPPARLSRDAPVQKSNFMAYNIHAVWQQEVWAAVERSRKYIDRYMGGLLTAENVDDAEVIIIASGSAAAQSREAVRLCKEKGMKVGLIKVRSLRPFPTKELRQLCVKAKLIVVPEFNYVGWLAKEVATAIYGFSNAKIIGGPRVYGGQSMPVELIVDEVESGVSGKKSTNVAMSQIMGGVVNPDEVAHFMRSI from the coding sequence ATGAGCGAGACCGAAGTCAAAACGAATCCACAGGGCGATCCGATTACCAGCGTGGCCGTGCCTAAGTCGGATGGGAAGAAAGATCCCCATGGCGAGGCCAAAAGGCAGCGGGTCGTGACGCCGGAATATATGTTTCACGAGGCGCCTCGGACAAAAGAGTTCATTACCGGTAGTGAAGCGGCGAAGGAGGCGATCCGACGCTCAAACGTGGATTTGGCCATTGCCTATCCCATCACGCCGCAGAGCGAAACAATGCAGCTCGTCGGCGTACTCTACGGGGAAGGCTATGTGAAAGAGTATTATCGTGGAGAGGAAGAAGTTGGCGTCATGGCCGCTATCGCCGGTGGTTCTCGTGCAGGGGTCCGTTGCTACACTGCCACTGCCGGCCCCGGTACGTTGCGCGGCCTTGAAGGTATCGCTTCCTGGCCAGGCCACCGTCTTCCGGTCGTCGCCATGTTTACCTGCCGAGTTGTCAACGCTCCACTCGCAATTCAGCCGGATAACATCGAAGTGTCCTATTTGCTCAACTGCGGTATGATTGTGTTCCACGCTGAGAATCAGCAGGACATGTTCGATTTTACGATGGCGGGCTTCACGATCAGCGAAAAGAATGACGTGACGTTGCCCGTCGGTGTCTGCTGCGATGGCTTCTTCGTTACCCATGCCCGTGGCTACGTTCGCATGCAGGATCGAGGAATCAAACTGCCTGGTCGAGAAGCATGGCGCGGGGCGGTTCCAGTCTTGGATGCAGAAAATCCTCCAGCCCGGTTATCGCGCGATGCCCCGGTTCAGAAGTCCAATTTCATGGCGTATAATATTCACGCGGTCTGGCAGCAAGAAGTCTGGGCAGCGGTCGAACGGTCGAGAAAATATATCGATCGGTACATGGGCGGATTGCTGACGGCGGAAAACGTGGATGATGCAGAAGTGATCATCATTGCGTCCGGCAGCGCGGCCGCGCAATCGCGCGAAGCGGTTCGTCTTTGCAAGGAAAAGGGTATGAAGGTCGGGCTGATCAAGGTCCGCTCCCTCCGTCCGTTTCCGACGAAAGAGCTCCGCCAATTGTGCGTGAAGGCCAAGCTCATCGTGGTCCCAGAGTTCAACTACGTCGGTTGGCTGGCGAAGGAAGTGGCGACCGCTATATATGGCTTCTCCAACGCAAAAATCATCGGCGGGCCGCGTGTATACGGTGGTCAGTCCATGCCGGTAGAGTTGATCGTGGACGAAGTTGAATCCGGTGTGAGCGGTAAGAAGTCCACCAACGTCGCGATGTCGCAGATAATGGGCGGGGTGGTCAATCCTGACGAGGTCGCTCACTTTATGCGCAGCATCTGA
- a CDS encoding 2-oxoglutarate:ferredoxin oxidoreductase encodes MATTQDTRERIIVPGPAGFHPPSAAQLGVALPDPGQALYYGLLEPNEEVVIEEMARKMLTSPNATIFPGPLLLWAWNDHAVEKAKATLEIAAQIPEVMIIPMPDYRPKYPKIDPEEVINPNHPNLTIWGNKIEACIFIGVHCHYANLTLKMIRAGTNCCTMAVCAEQGHEDAMLTIRDSDTLKIKRVAQIFKRIREEMGIKLPENGENVRFTGTQSKVHGGKTHTNPMAFAPTPGGTGSAAMFGHSAEHMKREG; translated from the coding sequence GTGGCAACTACACAAGATACGAGAGAGCGGATCATCGTACCGGGTCCAGCTGGATTTCATCCGCCGTCCGCAGCGCAGTTAGGTGTAGCCCTTCCGGATCCCGGGCAGGCATTGTACTATGGCCTCCTCGAGCCGAATGAAGAGGTCGTCATTGAAGAGATGGCTCGGAAGATGCTCACGAGCCCAAATGCTACTATTTTCCCAGGTCCTCTCCTCCTGTGGGCTTGGAACGATCACGCAGTAGAAAAAGCGAAGGCGACGCTCGAAATCGCGGCGCAGATTCCTGAAGTCATGATCATTCCGATGCCGGATTATCGGCCGAAATACCCGAAGATCGATCCCGAAGAAGTGATCAATCCCAATCATCCGAATCTGACGATCTGGGGCAATAAGATCGAAGCATGCATCTTTATCGGTGTGCATTGCCATTATGCGAATCTCACCCTCAAAATGATCAGGGCCGGAACCAATTGCTGCACGATGGCGGTTTGTGCAGAGCAAGGCCATGAAGATGCGATGCTGACGATCCGAGACTCCGATACGCTGAAGATCAAGCGTGTGGCTCAGATTTTCAAGCGTATCCGTGAGGAGATGGGAATCAAGTTGCCGGAGAACGGTGAAAATGTCCGGTTTACCGGCACGCAGTCCAAAGTGCATGGCGGGAAGACCCACACTAACCCCATGGCGTTCGCTCCGACTCCAGGCGGGACGGGTAGTGCGGCAATGTTTGGTCATTCTGCCGAGCACATGAAGCGGGAAGGATAA
- a CDS encoding 2-oxoacid:acceptor oxidoreductase family protein, translating to MAKRFNIRMAGVGGQGVVTGSHILSTAVINAGGESTIVPFYGSEKRMAPVESYVRVSDEPIYEIGEITFPHIIIIFHPQVITHGKSYTMPFYFGLKEDGIALINNDGPMNLHRDQARELQERRAKLYYFPATKISLEVAGMDLATNMALMGCIGAITGLTSMAGLDQAVKDRFLGKGFVVSGGTAALDSVVERKFKKKQELIEKNVAVMRAGWNYAVDHGWAAADVKRAEEPVAAATA from the coding sequence ATGGCGAAGCGATTCAACATTCGAATGGCAGGTGTCGGTGGACAGGGTGTTGTGACCGGCTCGCATATTCTGAGCACAGCCGTCATCAACGCCGGTGGTGAAAGCACCATCGTGCCGTTTTACGGATCGGAAAAGCGAATGGCGCCGGTCGAAAGCTACGTCCGTGTTTCGGATGAGCCTATCTATGAAATCGGTGAAATCACATTTCCGCACATCATCATCATCTTTCATCCACAGGTCATTACGCACGGAAAATCCTATACGATGCCGTTCTACTTTGGTCTGAAAGAGGACGGGATTGCGCTGATCAATAATGATGGCCCGATGAATTTACACAGGGATCAGGCGCGTGAGCTACAGGAGCGTCGCGCGAAGCTCTATTATTTCCCGGCGACGAAGATCTCATTGGAGGTCGCAGGCATGGACCTCGCCACCAACATGGCTCTGATGGGCTGTATCGGTGCGATTACAGGCCTGACGAGCATGGCTGGATTGGATCAGGCGGTGAAGGATCGGTTCCTCGGAAAAGGCTTCGTGGTATCCGGCGGTACAGCCGCACTCGATAGCGTTGTTGAGCGAAAGTTCAAAAAGAAGCAGGAACTGATCGAAAAGAACGTCGCGGTCATGCGCGCGGGATGGAACTACGCCGTCGACCATGGTTGGGCTGCGGCCGACGTCAAACGTGCTGAAGAACCAGTGGCAGCGGCTACCGCATAG
- a CDS encoding ferredoxin oxidoreductase, producing the protein MSLDYVKFSNGFEKFMPKEYRDMVEHGPFGKKVTVSQMGSFKEVLEEHPMCAGCAMTLFIRLAMIAFPNPEDTITVGTAGCGRLAISQAAIPFVYGNYGDQNGVASGLSRGLRLRFGDKPKDVVVMAGDGGTADIGFQQVLHSWFRKERFTTIMLDNEVYGNTGGQESGMTNRGAVLKMAPLGKKFEKMDMLQMAKVAGCAYVATVVPNNPRRVESVIKKAVLIAREVGSSYIQAYTSCNIEYAIPTDKVMEDAKTVENDRYQFTEYVSDEAKQYLADRYGYKEYLPKPTAPAGAIPGKA; encoded by the coding sequence ATGAGTCTTGATTATGTCAAATTTTCGAATGGGTTCGAAAAGTTTATGCCAAAAGAATACCGGGATATGGTGGAGCATGGACCTTTTGGGAAAAAGGTCACGGTCTCACAGATGGGAAGTTTCAAGGAAGTGTTGGAGGAGCATCCCATGTGTGCCGGTTGCGCGATGACGCTCTTCATTCGGCTTGCCATGATCGCGTTTCCCAATCCCGAAGATACCATTACTGTCGGAACAGCCGGATGCGGTCGTCTTGCCATCTCTCAGGCGGCGATTCCTTTCGTCTACGGCAACTACGGCGACCAAAACGGCGTGGCGAGCGGCCTGTCCCGTGGCCTCCGTCTTCGCTTCGGCGATAAGCCGAAGGATGTGGTCGTGATGGCTGGCGATGGTGGAACGGCGGATATCGGATTCCAACAGGTTCTCCATTCGTGGTTCCGCAAGGAGCGATTTACGACCATCATGTTGGACAACGAAGTGTATGGGAATACCGGTGGTCAGGAAAGCGGCATGACCAATCGGGGCGCCGTGCTGAAGATGGCCCCTCTCGGCAAGAAGTTCGAGAAGATGGATATGTTACAGATGGCGAAGGTTGCGGGTTGCGCCTATGTGGCGACGGTGGTGCCGAATAATCCACGCCGTGTAGAAAGCGTCATTAAGAAGGCCGTCTTGATCGCTCGCGAAGTCGGCTCGAGCTACATTCAGGCGTATACTTCCTGCAATATCGAGTACGCGATTCCTACCGACAAAGTCATGGAAGATGCGAAGACGGTCGAGAACGATCGGTATCAGTTCACGGAATACGTCAGCGACGAGGCAAAACAGTATCTAGCCGATCGGTATGGCTACAAGGAATATCTCCCGAAGCCGACCGCTCCCGCCGGTGCCATTCCAGGTAAGGCCTAA
- a CDS encoding methylenetetrahydrofolate reductase C-terminal domain-containing protein, giving the protein MLLRVLIPGEDDAGIHVGGVHKRPPIPDDSIKAECPKFMAHGPCGGVRRGGLCEVYPEMKCPWVTLYIELEKIGQTEWMKQV; this is encoded by the coding sequence ATGCTACTACGGGTCCTCATCCCGGGCGAAGATGATGCGGGCATCCACGTTGGTGGGGTCCATAAACGCCCGCCGATTCCGGACGATTCGATCAAGGCTGAATGCCCGAAGTTCATGGCACACGGCCCTTGCGGAGGTGTCCGTCGGGGTGGACTGTGCGAAGTCTATCCCGAAATGAAATGTCCATGGGTCACGCTCTATATTGAATTGGAAAAAATCGGTCAGACCGAATGGATGAAGCAAGTGTGA
- the queF gene encoding NADPH-dependent 7-cyano-7-deazaguanine reductase QueF yields the protein MRGKQKTTKLGYNERHARSGIDSPLPQLETFPNQYKGYEITIEIPEYTAICPKTNLPDFGTITLHYMPDKKCLELKSLKTYIHAYRNLGIFYENAVNRILHDVVTSSRPVWAKVTGTFTARGGLSSKIEAKFP from the coding sequence ATGAGGGGTAAGCAGAAGACCACGAAATTGGGCTACAATGAGCGGCACGCGAGAAGCGGTATCGACTCTCCTCTGCCTCAACTCGAAACTTTCCCAAATCAGTATAAGGGGTATGAAATAACGATTGAGATTCCCGAGTACACTGCGATCTGTCCCAAGACTAATCTGCCGGACTTCGGGACCATCACGCTGCACTACATGCCTGATAAAAAATGTCTCGAACTAAAATCCCTCAAGACATACATCCATGCCTATCGCAATCTCGGCATCTTCTATGAAAATGCCGTCAACCGAATCCTCCACGATGTCGTCACGTCCAGCCGACCCGTTTGGGCAAAAGTGACCGGTACTTTCACCGCACGAGGCGGACTGTCGAGCAAAATAGAAGCCAAGTTTCCATAA